A DNA window from Robbsia sp. KACC 23696 contains the following coding sequences:
- a CDS encoding 5-oxoprolinase subunit PxpA: protein MKQIDINSDMGEGFGIYRVGDDEAMLDIATTANLACGYHAGDPSIMTAMCRLAKTKGVAIGAHPGYPDLLGFGRRNMPFTKAETMEMIAYQIGACDAIAKSVGYRMTHVKTHGAVGHVIANDPEMAEAFVQTVRRINPELRISVMSCTLLEDAVTAAGSPILRELYADRAYLDDGKLMPRSREGSVIHDAEEGARRAVAMLEAGGIITESGKVLPVAADSVCIHGDTPGALAMARAVRARIIEAGWTVRPYTAA from the coding sequence ATGAAGCAGATCGATATCAATTCCGATATGGGCGAAGGGTTTGGCATCTATCGTGTCGGCGACGACGAGGCCATGCTCGACATCGCGACCACCGCCAACCTCGCCTGCGGCTACCATGCCGGTGACCCGTCGATCATGACGGCCATGTGCCGCCTGGCAAAAACCAAGGGCGTCGCGATCGGCGCACACCCGGGCTACCCGGATTTGCTCGGTTTCGGGCGGCGCAATATGCCGTTCACGAAAGCGGAAACGATGGAGATGATCGCCTACCAGATCGGCGCCTGCGATGCGATCGCGAAGTCCGTCGGTTATCGCATGACCCATGTGAAAACGCATGGCGCCGTGGGTCACGTCATCGCCAATGATCCGGAGATGGCGGAGGCCTTCGTCCAGACGGTCCGCCGTATCAATCCGGAGCTGCGCATTTCGGTGATGTCCTGCACCTTGCTGGAAGATGCCGTGACCGCCGCCGGCTCGCCGATTCTGCGCGAGCTTTACGCCGATCGCGCGTATTTGGACGACGGCAAACTGATGCCGCGCAGTCGCGAAGGGTCGGTGATCCACGACGCCGAGGAAGGCGCCCGCCGCGCGGTCGCGATGCTCGAAGCCGGTGGCATCATCACCGAATCCGGTAAGGTCCTGCCGGTTGCCGCGGACTCCGTCTGTATCCACGGCGACACGCCCGGCGCGCTGGCGATGGCACGCGCGGTCAGAGCGCGCATCATCGAAGCCGGCTGGACAGTGCGGCCTTACACGGCGGCCTGA